Proteins co-encoded in one Alcanivorax sp. genomic window:
- a CDS encoding thioesterase family protein, whose product MRVNIQFPDNPIFHYSMVISKDHENIAGHLAHDKVVTIIGDCRDAWFASLGFPGCVVDGISIVNSDLMLMYIAEAFHGDELNLELAMADINKYGGDMLLRATRQQDGSEVFRAKSGFVFFDYSTRKVTPRPKGFDASLGLDDTE is encoded by the coding sequence ATGCGAGTGAATATCCAGTTTCCTGACAATCCGATCTTTCACTACAGCATGGTCATCAGCAAAGACCACGAGAACATTGCCGGCCACCTCGCCCACGACAAGGTGGTCACCATCATTGGTGATTGCCGCGACGCCTGGTTTGCTAGCCTGGGCTTTCCGGGATGCGTGGTGGATGGCATCAGCATCGTCAATTCCGACCTGATGCTGATGTATATTGCCGAAGCCTTTCATGGTGACGAACTGAACCTGGAGCTCGCCATGGCGGATATCAATAAATATGGCGGTGACATGCTGCTGCGGGCTACCCGGCAGCAGGATGGTTCTGAGGTCTTTCGTGCCAAATCGGGGTTTGTGTTTTTTGACTACTCAACACGCAAGGTGACTCCCAGGCCTAAAGGATTCGATGCCAGCCTGGGACTCGATGATACTGAATAG
- a CDS encoding SEC-C metal-binding domain-containing protein translates to MSHLQRNAPCPCGSGVKYKKCCLPRQEAELHATNQGQVYALLNQIIPDTIGSPDENSKEFQRLEEWANRYLSGIDRRHPLFEPLSDHLCTHSEIIAIAKQQKIHSYLSVAEPLYIAWLNS, encoded by the coding sequence ATGTCTCACCTGCAAAGAAATGCGCCATGCCCATGTGGTAGCGGGGTTAAATACAAGAAGTGCTGCTTGCCAAGGCAGGAAGCAGAGCTGCACGCCACGAACCAAGGGCAGGTATATGCGTTATTGAACCAGATTATTCCAGACACAATTGGCTCGCCCGACGAAAACAGCAAGGAGTTCCAGCGACTTGAGGAGTGGGCTAATCGCTATTTATCAGGGATTGATCGCCGGCACCCTCTATTTGAGCCTCTGTCCGATCATTTGTGCACACACAGTGAAATCATTGCAATCGCCAAACAACAGAAGATCCATAGTTATTTGTCCGTGGCCGAACCTCTATATATTGCATGGCTAAATTCTTGA
- the lspA gene encoding signal peptidase II, whose protein sequence is MLIIGNKHSSYALFSISSLLAASDQAAKWLVQQSMAYGESISVTPFFNWVHVWNTGAAFSLFANGGGWQRYFLIGIAVVVSVFLIKLILENRHKGEAFAYSLILGGAMGNLIDRIFRGYVVDSFDFYWRDWHWPAFNLADIAIVTGALLFFSGSLLGEKTNTNTNPDRQG, encoded by the coding sequence TTGCTCATTATTGGCAACAAGCACTCGTCGTATGCCCTGTTTTCCATATCGAGCCTGCTGGCAGCGTCAGATCAGGCTGCAAAGTGGCTGGTGCAGCAATCAATGGCCTATGGCGAGTCTATTTCAGTGACCCCGTTCTTTAACTGGGTGCACGTATGGAACACCGGTGCCGCATTCAGTCTTTTTGCGAATGGCGGAGGCTGGCAGCGCTATTTTTTAATCGGAATCGCGGTGGTGGTCTCGGTTTTCCTGATCAAGCTGATTCTTGAAAATCGTCATAAAGGAGAAGCCTTCGCTTACAGTCTTATCCTCGGTGGCGCCATGGGCAACCTGATTGACCGAATATTTCGCGGCTACGTTGTGGATTCCTTTGATTTCTATTGGCGGGACTGGCACTGGCCGGCCTTTAATCTGGCTGATATTGCTATTGTCACCGGTGCCTTGCTTTTCTTTTCCGGCAGTTTGTTGGGCGAAAAAACAAACACCAATACAAACCCAGATAGGCAAGGCTGA
- a CDS encoding AbrB/MazE/SpoVT family DNA-binding domain-containing protein, with product MKLKVQKISNGAGLRVPKTVLQHLGLDVGSIVDMELTDEQLIIRPKPMPTLEEMLAACTPENTALSEEDREWLSDGPVGKEIL from the coding sequence ATGAAATTGAAAGTGCAGAAAATTAGTAATGGCGCAGGACTTCGAGTCCCTAAAACTGTCTTGCAGCATCTTGGTCTTGATGTGGGAAGTATCGTTGATATGGAACTGACTGATGAGCAGTTGATCATTCGCCCAAAGCCCATGCCGACCTTGGAAGAGATGTTGGCAGCTTGTACACCAGAGAATACCGCACTGAGCGAGGAAGACCGCGAGTGGCTTAGCGATGGTCCGGTCGGTAAAGAGATTTTGTGA
- a CDS encoding cation transporter — translation MSKSCGGACGGDATSAADTDIQASSEAPGRWVSVYAVPKMDCPSEERMIRLALNGFEEIRALSFDLSNRRLKVVHDGEVEPVTSKLKTLGLGASLQETVAANPETIKAAEFSAASAKQESGTLRWLLGINALLFVVEMTAGLIAQSTGLIGESLDNFADAAVYGLALYAVGHSVKMQVRAAHLAGVLQLILAVGVLVEVVRRFVFGSEPESLVMMAIAFVALIANTSCLLLISKHREGGAHMKASWIFSANDVVINLGVITAGALVAWTGSNYPDLIIGTISGVIVLNGARRILALKG, via the coding sequence ATGAGCAAATCCTGTGGTGGCGCCTGTGGCGGTGATGCAACGTCCGCAGCGGATACCGATATACAGGCCTCCTCCGAGGCGCCAGGGAGATGGGTCAGTGTTTATGCCGTGCCGAAGATGGACTGTCCATCAGAAGAACGAATGATTCGCCTAGCCCTGAACGGCTTTGAGGAGATTCGGGCGCTGTCCTTCGACTTGTCGAACCGCCGGCTGAAGGTCGTGCATGACGGCGAGGTCGAGCCCGTCACCTCGAAACTGAAGACCTTGGGGCTAGGCGCCTCGCTTCAGGAAACCGTCGCTGCAAATCCGGAGACCATCAAGGCCGCCGAGTTTTCGGCAGCTTCTGCTAAGCAAGAATCCGGGACCCTGCGCTGGTTGCTCGGCATCAATGCACTTCTGTTCGTGGTGGAAATGACTGCCGGTCTGATCGCCCAGTCCACCGGCCTGATTGGAGAATCCCTGGACAATTTTGCCGATGCGGCGGTGTACGGGCTTGCCCTTTATGCGGTTGGACATAGCGTGAAAATGCAGGTACGTGCCGCGCATCTTGCTGGTGTACTGCAACTGATCTTGGCTGTGGGCGTGCTCGTAGAGGTGGTGAGACGCTTTGTATTCGGTAGTGAGCCTGAATCGCTGGTGATGATGGCTATCGCATTCGTCGCATTGATTGCCAATACCAGTTGTCTGCTGCTCATATCCAAACATCGGGAAGGCGGGGCGCACATGAAGGCAAGCTGGATATTCTCGGCCAACGACGTGGTGATCAACCTGGGGGTCATCACCGCCGGCGCCCTGGTCGCGTGGACCGGGTCCAATTATCCGGATCTGATTATCGGCACCATATCGGGAGTCATTGTACTTAACGGGGCCAGGCGTATTCTGGCGTTGAAGGGTTAA
- a CDS encoding helix-turn-helix transcriptional regulator, with translation MSNARLQAFGAKVRAMRKQKGLSQEELASLAGLDRSYMGHIERGEKNITLLKIYQISDALSLPAAIFLTDE, from the coding sequence ATGAGCAATGCTCGTCTTCAGGCATTTGGCGCAAAGGTTAGAGCAATGCGAAAGCAGAAAGGCCTATCCCAAGAGGAGCTTGCAAGTTTAGCAGGCTTGGACCGCAGCTATATGGGTCACATTGAGCGTGGCGAAAAGAACATTACTCTGCTCAAAATCTACCAGATTAGCGACGCTCTCTCGCTTCCTGCTGCTATTTTTCTAACCGATGAATGA